From Lepisosteus oculatus isolate fLepOcu1 chromosome 8, fLepOcu1.hap2, whole genome shotgun sequence, one genomic window encodes:
- the tnfsf13c gene encoding tumor necrosis factor ligand superfamily member 13C yields the protein MFELPLRKNSLHRKLLLSHCILLMVVSLTLCLSIFLLHQIFILRDDLEKLSEEIYTHLNQHVSSDLSGQWSVSEKEKKLSSSVSSILHHGKSSKVYHYPVASSFLRTKREQKGFTKQQSFLQLRARTNEKPIHKGNTTIIPWTVAVQRGGALSTTDNKIIVQQDSYYMVYGQVVFLNPGDIMGHLIRRRKSSISGTEQRFTNLLLCIQDMPNKESINSCYTAGVVKLDQEDELELVIPDRPQTQVSMDADSTFFGIIQLS from the exons ATGTTTGAGTTACCTCTCAGAAAGAACTCCCTCCACAGAAAACTGCTTTTGTCCCACTGTATCTTATTAATGGTGGTTAGCCTGACTTTGTGTTTAAGTATTTTCTTACTGCATCAGATCTTTATTTTAAGAGATGATCTGGAAAAACTCAGCGAGGAAATTTATACTCACTTAAACCAGCATGTATCATCAGATCTTAGCGGTCAATGGTCTGTGTCTGAAAAGGAAAAG aaATTAAGCTCAAGCGTTTCTTCCATCTTACATCATGGCAAAAGTTCAAAGGTATATCACTATCCAGTTGCGAGCTCTTTCTTGAGAACAAAGCGAGAACAAAAGGGATTTACAA AACAACAATCATTTCTGCAGCTGAGAGCCAGGACTAATgaaaagccaattcataaag GTAACACAACTATTATTCCATGGACTGTTGCTGTTCAAAGAGGAGGAGCTCTGTCCACCACTGACAATAAAATTATTGTACAACAGGACAGTTATTATATGGTGTATGGCCAG GTTGTGTTCCTCAATCCTGGAGACATAATGGGTCATTTAATCCGGAGGCGGAAATCCAGTATTTCTGGCACTGAGCAAAGATTCACAAACTTGCTCCTCTGTATCCAAGACATGCCAAACAAAGAAAGTATCAATTCATGCTACACTGCAG GAGTTGTAAAACTTGACCAAGAGGATGAGCTGGAACTTGTCATCCCTGACCGACCACAGACCCAAGTCTCTATGGATGCTGACTCCACATTTTTCGGCATTATACAGCTCAGCTAG